The sequence below is a genomic window from Silene latifolia isolate original U9 population chromosome 7, ASM4854445v1, whole genome shotgun sequence.
cgtgtcctaaatttcaaggGATGTCGTGTCCGTGTGCGTTTTTGTGCTATACATTCTTATACGCACAAATTATATGTACCTGACCCATCAAATTTGAGAAGGATAGTATCATTTAAGGGAGACTTCCCGAcatttgaaaataaaatataaaatttgaAAGCCGGTAAATATTGAGTATATAAGAGTTGTGACAATTGTATTAGGTAGAGTAGAATGGCAAATATAAACATAAGCCTTGGTGTAGTCCCAATATATATGTCCAAGCATATTGCTGTTAATAAATATTGTCTCACTTGATAGTAACAAGAGCAAGGCAGCATTAGCATTACTGCAAAAAGCTGTAGACTGTGCTTCCTCTTCCCCTGCATCTGCAATCTGCATGCTCTCTGTACTCTCTTCTATTCCCATATTCCCTCAAACAATCCCCTCTTTTCTCTCCCCATATATACCCCCCCTCCCTCTTCCTTCCCACAATCCCTACCAACCCAATTCGCACACCAAAAATATCACACTCCAAAAATGACATCCTTAGAAGCTCAATCAACAACAGCCGCACTGGAGAGGAGAGCTGCCGCAAGACTGGGGGCACCGCTGCCGCCTCCTACCACAACTGAGCCCCTACCTTGTCCAAGATGCCAGTCCCCTGACACTAAATTCTGCTACTACAACAACTACAACTTCTCCCAACCCCGCTACTTCTGCAAATCCTGTCGCCGCTACTGGACTCGCGGTGGTGCTCTCCGTGATGTTCCTGTAGGCGGCGGCTCTCGCAAGTCTGCAAAGCGCTCTCGCACTGCCTCCCCTGCTTCATCCACCTCCGCCACGTCAACCGTGCCGCTCGTGCCGGTGGACAGCATGCCGATTTACTCGGGGGAGATTGGCGGGGAGTCGTGTGGGAAGTTCACGACATTACTGGCGTTGGGTGGGTATGGGCTTGGGCTTGGGCTTGGGCTGGACCTGGAGGAAGATAGGTGTAGTAGGTATGTTGGGAGTAGTGCGCAGTGGATAATGCGGGATTCTGGGTACCCCTACCCCATGAATGTTAATGGGAGTTACGTTGGCGGCATTGCTGGTGAGGGTGTTTGTGGGGAAGGTGGTTGCATGAGTAATGGTGTTCCAACATGGCATATGGAAGGTGTTGGTGGTGGGGAGTATTATTCGTCTATGCCGGAGCTTGCTATTTCCACACCAACCAATGATGATGTCAAGTAGAAAACATGAGAAAACTGGATTGGGATTAGTAGTAACTATTAGTGTCTGCTTAATTAATTAGTAGTAGGTTAATTAGGGTGTAATTGGTGGGTTAAGAGTAGATTAATTGGGACTATAGACTGAGCTAATGTTGGTTGTTTAATGGTTGTTTAGTAATCAGTAAATTTGAGGAGATGAGATAGTGCAATAGTACCAAGTTTTTAATCACAATATATGCTCCTTGTATTTCGGACTTTTGCATCATCAATTATGAATACAGGACTAGTTTTTATTATGGATTTCTGTGGTTTCTGCCTTCaactttcaattttttttttttttttttttacaaccaAACAATTCCAGGAATTCATGTCAAGTTTAGGATGTGATAATGTGAACATGTTTAATCTAGCTTCTCATGGAAAAAAAAGCTACTGCTGCTGCTGCATTTCTTTTATTTCTGTCAACATATCTCAGCTGGACAGAAAAATATAGAGAGTATCATAATTTAATGAGAGATCTATAAAAGGTTAAATTTAGGTAAAAAATCTTAGGGTCTCAAGTAAATTGAGTCTCTCAGATTAGAAGGTAGTGGTTGTGTTGCGGGTTTCCTCgctattaaaaaataaaataaaaattaaaggaTTGATACAAATGTGATTTTCGAGTCTCTCAAAtctcagtaagtggattatacatttgatgtactacatcagttggtatagtttttgagcattaagaaaaaaaaattgagttttaatttaaattttttaagttttattataaagtttttgagttcatttacttgaacattaatctcaaaaaattactccctctgtcccggtcatttgttgtcttttccATTTGGGTGTTtcagttatttgttgtcctttctattttaagaatgaacttgatgggtaatttgatcattctcattcaatttgttccacttatcatttagttattggcctttttctcattccttggtctttgtgccaaaacgaaaggacaacaattgatcgggacggagagagta
It includes:
- the LOC141593146 gene encoding uncharacterized protein LOC141593146; the protein is MTSLEAQSTTAALERRAAARLGAPLPPPTTTEPLPCPRCQSPDTKFCYYNNYNFSQPRYFCKSCRRYWTRGGALRDVPVGGGSRKSAKRSRTASPASSTSATSTVPLVPVDSMPIYSGEIGGESCGKFTTLLALGGYGLGLGLGLDLEEDRCSRYVGSSAQWIMRDSGYPYPMNVNGSYVGGIAGEGVCGEGGCMSNGVPTWHMEGVGGGEYYSSMPELAISTPTNDDVK